One Rhodothermus bifroesti DNA window includes the following coding sequences:
- a CDS encoding tetratricopeptide repeat protein → MADTLRAQQLLVRSLTYLQVDRPDQAIPLLEEALSLLPGEPALLITLAHAYQQQNNLETAFFYAEQACRRASEEVSYCHEALDLLQANQRLGEARALVAYILQRHPNDPRALAFRAEEARKAQDFATARYLYEHLLAQYGPDTAWYRALWPLQLAAGDTQAALTSLEALVQLAPNDPALWRTIGTLYLARRQVPQARSALQYALRLDPRDTVAARLLSRLAEAPTTPSALLARIRQLLHTPTDSLTLQEAQQLLDQLLAQDSSQVEALRLQATLLQQRQPERAAALLERSLHLDPRDLKAWTDAARLWLLAGYPHRSARIAEEGLFLFPGQLPLLRLAAYAQLQTGNLRAALTHLETLLALQEEYLELSPEEVAEWEAFAGRLWAQLEAPEKARQACAQALGRAGTTPAVATHCAVVQFLVGQQPEAALRQARQAARESKESWMLETLAWLELQAGRPEAAQDVLQPLLSAKRASPLAYAYYGEALARLGLLDAARQAWQEALQRDPENAHLRQLLSTYRSP, encoded by the coding sequence ATGGCCGATACGCTACGGGCTCAGCAACTGCTGGTGCGCAGCCTAACGTATTTGCAAGTGGATCGACCAGATCAGGCCATTCCCTTGTTGGAAGAAGCGCTCTCATTGCTTCCGGGTGAGCCAGCGCTTTTAATCACCCTGGCCCACGCATATCAGCAGCAAAACAACCTCGAAACAGCTTTTTTTTATGCTGAACAAGCCTGTCGCCGTGCTTCCGAGGAGGTGAGCTACTGCCATGAAGCCCTTGATCTCCTGCAAGCTAACCAGCGGCTTGGCGAAGCCCGTGCTCTGGTAGCCTATATCTTACAGCGCCATCCTAACGACCCGCGTGCACTGGCCTTTCGGGCCGAGGAAGCACGCAAAGCCCAAGACTTTGCTACAGCCCGCTATCTGTACGAACACCTGCTGGCACAATACGGCCCCGATACTGCCTGGTATCGTGCCCTTTGGCCGTTGCAGTTGGCTGCAGGAGATACGCAAGCTGCCCTAACCTCGCTTGAAGCTCTGGTACAGCTCGCTCCAAACGATCCAGCGCTGTGGCGCACGATAGGTACCCTTTACCTCGCCCGCCGTCAGGTACCCCAAGCCCGATCAGCGCTGCAATATGCCCTACGCCTTGATCCTCGTGACACCGTTGCAGCTCGGCTGTTAAGCCGTTTGGCGGAAGCTCCTACCACACCCAGCGCTTTGCTGGCCCGCATTCGCCAGCTTCTCCATACACCAACCGACAGCTTGACGCTTCAAGAAGCTCAGCAGCTCCTCGATCAGCTTTTAGCACAAGACTCTAGCCAGGTTGAGGCGCTGCGTCTGCAGGCCACCTTGCTCCAACAACGCCAGCCCGAGCGTGCTGCTGCCTTGCTGGAACGCAGCTTGCATCTAGATCCCCGCGACTTAAAGGCTTGGACGGACGCTGCGCGCCTTTGGCTCCTGGCGGGCTATCCTCACCGAAGCGCCCGCATAGCCGAAGAAGGGCTGTTTCTCTTTCCCGGTCAATTACCGCTGCTTCGTCTAGCAGCGTACGCGCAGCTGCAAACGGGCAACCTTCGGGCTGCGTTAACCCATCTTGAAACGCTGCTAGCTTTGCAGGAGGAATACCTAGAGCTGTCTCCTGAAGAAGTGGCCGAATGGGAAGCCTTTGCGGGACGGCTGTGGGCCCAGCTCGAGGCCCCTGAAAAAGCACGTCAAGCCTGTGCTCAAGCGCTCGGTCGCGCAGGCACCACACCGGCTGTAGCTACCCACTGTGCTGTGGTCCAGTTTCTGGTAGGCCAACAGCCCGAAGCAGCCCTTCGTCAGGCGCGACAGGCTGCCCGAGAAAGCAAGGAATCTTGGATGCTAGAAACGTTGGCCTGGCTTGAGCTGCAAGCTGGCCGTCCCGAAGCCGCCCAGGATGTCTTGCAGCCGCTGTTGTCTGCCAAGCGTGCTTCACCGTTGGCCTACGCCTACTACGGTGAAGCGCTAGCGCGCCTGGGTTTGCTCGACGCAGCACGGCAAGCCTGGCAGGAAGCCCTCCAGCGCGACCCCGAAAATGCCCACCTGCGCCAGCTTCTGTCCACTTACCGCAGTCCCTGA
- a CDS encoding efflux RND transporter periplasmic adaptor subunit produces the protein MVRKALWGLIGLGVVAGLVYARWPKNAEVTATPATQRLRVQAVVLQPARVADRLTVTGTVRAGEAVELHSEISGIVEALFFEEGRPVQQGALLVRLNDDELQAQLRQVEARVQLVQEQLQRQEQLLERGGVSQETVDATRSEARVLQAQADLIRAQLAKTEVRAPFSGVIGLRSISVGSYVTPNTPIALLQALDSVKIEFAVPERYAHRVQVGQRIRFTVEGQTRTFEGRIYAVEPRIDESTRMLRVRAISQNSERLLVPGAFARIELIFQEIDQALLVPAIAVIPEMGQSKVFVYEDGQVAVRYITLGLRLEDSVQVLEGLQPQDTVMITGMQLLQPGMPVEVEVVQP, from the coding sequence ATGGTACGTAAGGCGCTCTGGGGGCTGATTGGCTTAGGCGTCGTTGCAGGTTTGGTGTATGCCCGCTGGCCTAAAAATGCAGAAGTCACGGCAACGCCTGCAACGCAGCGATTGCGGGTACAGGCGGTTGTGCTACAACCAGCGCGGGTGGCAGATCGGCTGACAGTAACGGGTACGGTGCGGGCTGGCGAAGCGGTTGAGCTGCATAGTGAGATATCTGGTATTGTGGAGGCATTGTTTTTTGAAGAGGGGCGGCCAGTGCAGCAGGGAGCACTGCTGGTGCGGCTTAACGACGACGAGCTGCAGGCGCAGCTGCGGCAGGTGGAAGCTCGGGTGCAATTGGTGCAAGAACAGCTCCAGCGCCAAGAGCAATTGCTTGAGCGGGGCGGCGTAAGTCAGGAGACCGTCGACGCTACGCGGAGTGAGGCGCGCGTGCTCCAAGCCCAAGCGGACTTGATTCGGGCACAGCTTGCCAAAACAGAGGTGCGTGCCCCGTTTAGCGGGGTGATCGGGCTACGTTCGATCAGCGTAGGCAGCTATGTAACCCCCAATACACCGATTGCCCTGTTGCAGGCACTCGACTCAGTGAAAATCGAGTTTGCTGTTCCAGAGCGTTATGCCCATCGCGTGCAGGTCGGGCAGCGCATTCGGTTTACTGTTGAAGGCCAAACGCGAACCTTTGAGGGACGCATTTATGCCGTTGAACCGCGTATCGACGAGAGCACGCGCATGCTGCGCGTTCGGGCCATCAGCCAAAATAGCGAGCGGCTTTTGGTTCCGGGCGCTTTTGCGCGTATTGAACTGATCTTTCAAGAGATTGACCAAGCATTGCTCGTACCTGCGATCGCGGTCATTCCGGAGATGGGTCAAAGTAAAGTGTTTGTCTACGAAGACGGTCAAGTTGCTGTACGTTATATCACCCTGGGCCTGCGCTTAGAAGACAGCGTGCAGGTGCTTGAAGGATTGCAGCCGCAAGATACCGTGATGATTACGGGTATGCAGCTATTGCAACCCGGCATGCCGGTCGAGGTCGAGGTGGTCCAGCCTTAA